Proteins encoded within one genomic window of Dyadobacter chenhuakuii:
- the thrA gene encoding bifunctional aspartate kinase/homoserine dehydrogenase I, with translation MKVLKFGGTSVGSVDSIKTVISILEKNLAEGERIAVVFSAMGGVTNRLIEIGKMAAAGNPEYMEFLKVVEERHFAVVRGLIPVKNQSSTFAAVRGLFNELEDILRGVSWIKELSERTLDLIMSFGERLSTLVITEILKSKGVTAEFCDARQIIHTNATYGMGDVNFEITNRQILEYFAKAAALQCVTGFIASTAEGVTTTLGRGGSDYTASIIAAALDADSIEIWTDVDGMMTADPRKVANAFTIPSISYSEAMELSHFGAKVIYPPSLQPAFAKNITLKVLNTFNVDFEGTYVQKAANGKDYAITGISSIDEIALVNIQGSGMIGVAGISGRLFTALSNNAISVILISQASSEHSICFSIDPKNAQRATEVLEKEFATEIALGHIDSIAIEKSLSIIAIVGEGMKKSTGVSGKLFSVLGKNGINVVATAQGSSELNISVVIAKSDLSKALNAIHGVFFQSETRSLNLFIVGMGLIGGTLLNQIKNQTTYLREEKLLNLNIAGLTNTKKMLLDPDGISPENWRDRVMDEGVKTSLPAFVQRMIELNLPNSVFVDCTSDKDIVQYYHMLLDASISVVTPNKVANSGTYSEYVSLQRTALQRGVKFLYETNVGAGLPIINTIQGLMASGDKFLKIEAILSGTLSYIFNNFGPGIRFADVVREAKVKGFTEPDPREDLSGADVGRKILILAREVGVPLEAEEITIKAILPGNCLNAPTVDAFFQELEISDGFFASMQAEAEAKHEKLRYIATLENGKASIELKTVDAQHPFYTLSGSDNIVSFTTERYKDRPLVIKGPGAGAEVTASGVFADIMSISSYLG, from the coding sequence ATGAAGGTTCTTAAATTTGGCGGCACCTCTGTCGGTTCGGTAGACAGCATTAAAACAGTAATCAGTATCCTTGAAAAAAACCTGGCGGAAGGGGAGCGTATTGCGGTCGTTTTTTCTGCCATGGGCGGTGTTACCAACCGGTTGATCGAGATCGGTAAAATGGCTGCTGCGGGAAATCCTGAGTACATGGAATTCCTGAAAGTGGTTGAGGAAAGGCACTTTGCAGTTGTGCGCGGCCTGATTCCGGTAAAGAACCAAAGCAGCACATTTGCCGCGGTAAGAGGGCTTTTTAACGAACTGGAAGACATATTAAGGGGCGTTTCCTGGATCAAGGAGCTTTCAGAGCGAACGCTGGACCTGATCATGAGCTTTGGCGAACGTCTATCCACACTGGTTATTACCGAAATCCTGAAAAGCAAAGGCGTAACCGCCGAATTCTGCGACGCCAGGCAGATTATTCATACCAATGCAACTTACGGAATGGGCGATGTGAACTTTGAGATCACAAACCGCCAGATCCTCGAATATTTTGCCAAAGCAGCTGCTTTACAATGTGTTACGGGCTTCATTGCTTCCACAGCAGAAGGCGTAACAACCACATTAGGCCGCGGAGGTTCCGATTATACAGCCTCCATTATTGCCGCAGCATTGGATGCCGATTCCATTGAAATATGGACAGACGTTGACGGTATGATGACCGCCGATCCGCGTAAGGTTGCCAATGCATTTACAATCCCTTCCATTTCTTATTCGGAAGCGATGGAGCTTTCCCACTTTGGCGCGAAAGTGATCTATCCCCCGAGTCTGCAGCCTGCATTTGCCAAGAATATCACATTGAAAGTGCTCAACACATTCAATGTTGATTTTGAAGGGACTTACGTGCAAAAAGCCGCTAATGGGAAAGATTATGCGATAACCGGGATTTCTTCCATTGATGAGATCGCTTTGGTGAACATTCAGGGAAGCGGGATGATTGGCGTGGCAGGGATTTCCGGCCGGCTATTCACCGCACTTTCCAACAATGCGATCAGCGTTATCCTGATTTCACAAGCTTCGTCCGAACATTCGATCTGTTTCTCTATTGATCCAAAAAATGCCCAGCGCGCGACGGAAGTTCTTGAAAAAGAATTTGCTACGGAGATCGCCTTGGGCCATATTGACAGCATTGCCATTGAAAAAAGCCTTTCTATCATCGCGATCGTGGGTGAAGGAATGAAAAAAAGCACGGGTGTTTCCGGTAAGCTGTTTTCTGTTTTGGGCAAAAATGGGATTAATGTTGTGGCCACGGCGCAGGGTTCTTCCGAGCTTAATATATCTGTGGTAATTGCCAAAAGTGACCTTTCCAAGGCGCTTAATGCCATCCACGGCGTGTTTTTTCAATCTGAAACGCGCTCGCTCAACCTGTTTATTGTAGGAATGGGCCTGATTGGAGGCACGTTACTGAACCAGATCAAGAATCAGACAACCTATTTAAGAGAAGAAAAGCTGCTGAACCTCAACATCGCAGGTTTGACCAACACCAAAAAAATGCTCCTCGATCCCGACGGCATCAGCCCGGAAAACTGGCGTGACCGCGTAATGGATGAGGGTGTGAAAACGAGCCTGCCAGCATTCGTGCAGCGCATGATCGAGCTCAACTTGCCCAACAGCGTTTTTGTGGATTGCACTTCGGATAAGGACATTGTGCAGTATTATCATATGTTGCTGGATGCCAGCATTTCTGTGGTAACGCCTAATAAGGTTGCCAATTCCGGCACTTACTCAGAATACGTTTCGTTACAGCGGACCGCATTGCAGCGCGGGGTTAAGTTCCTGTATGAGACCAATGTAGGTGCCGGTCTGCCGATCATTAACACCATTCAGGGATTAATGGCGAGCGGTGATAAATTTCTCAAAATTGAAGCAATCCTTTCGGGAACGTTATCTTACATTTTCAACAATTTCGGTCCCGGGATTCGTTTTGCAGATGTGGTGCGTGAAGCCAAGGTGAAAGGTTTTACAGAACCCGATCCGCGGGAGGATTTGAGCGGAGCCGATGTAGGCCGCAAAATATTGATTCTTGCACGTGAAGTAGGTGTGCCTTTGGAAGCCGAGGAAATTACGATCAAAGCCATTTTGCCAGGAAACTGCCTGAATGCGCCCACAGTTGATGCTTTTTTCCAGGAGCTTGAAATTTCTGACGGTTTCTTCGCAAGCATGCAGGCAGAAGCGGAAGCTAAGCATGAAAAGCTGCGTTACATTGCCACGCTTGAAAATGGAAAAGCCAGCATTGAGCTTAAAACTGTCGACGCCCAGCATCCGTTTTATACATTATCCGGAAGCGACAACATCGTTTCCTTCACGACAGAACGTTACAAAGACCGCCCACTCGTCATCAAAGGCCCCGGGGCCGGCGCCGAAGTTACCGCCTCCGGCGTCTTCGCGGATATCATGAGTATTAGTAGTTATTTGGGTTAG
- a CDS encoding YrdB family protein yields MDRRETDDQARATKNTKNVWKWILGVGIVLMAIAFWGGFFNHNENFTEAETPSEQGSGATGAAGAAAADSVASDTIMENVRKTE; encoded by the coding sequence ATGGACAGGCGAGAAACTGATGACCAAGCCAGAGCTACGAAGAATACCAAGAATGTTTGGAAGTGGATATTAGGTGTGGGTATTGTATTAATGGCAATTGCATTTTGGGGTGGATTTTTCAACCACAACGAAAATTTTACCGAAGCTGAAACACCATCGGAGCAAGGCTCTGGCGCCACAGGAGCAGCGGGAGCAGCTGCGGCTGATAGCGTAGCATCGGATACAATCATGGAAAATGTTCGTAAGACGGAGTAA
- a CDS encoding FAD-binding and (Fe-S)-binding domain-containing protein gives MSRVSILQFNDLRSRFEGELYFDNSTLHAAQKSIYATDASVYQEMPLAVSLPRTVEDIRRLIEFAAKNKVTLIPRAAGTSLAGQVVGSGIVVDISKHFGKIIEVNVAEKWVRVQPGVIRDDLNKHLAQYGLLFGPETSTASRAMIGGMIGNNSCGLHSITWGATRDHLLEVKVLLSDGSETTFNNQSVSEFTNTVIGKKANSKREQSILAGMMGLVSNPVDQELIKKQFAKPTVTRRNSGYALDALVRGFEKNEINLCNLIAGSEGTLCFVTEAKLALVDAPPASVGVVCVHANSLAESLHANRVAMQFDPKASELVDRYIMDFTKDHTVYSQNRFFMQGDPAALLLVEFWGNNIQEVELQAANLITALKAENLGYAYPLLFGEEANKAWDIRKAGLGLIRNLPGDTQPVNLIEDCAVAVEDLPEYIAELEILLQNHGLHASYYAHAGAGELHVEPMINLKTEAGKQLFRQVLADTAALVKKYNGSLSGEHGDGRLRGEFIPYMMGSEVYEMFRQVKRIWDPDGIFNANKIVDTPPMNEFLRYEQDKPQPEIKTIFDFSKQEGMLRLAEKCSGSGDCRKTELTGGTMCPSYMATRRERDTTRARANILRQYLTPVSQKQTGSAPIAATQEMVKEVLDLCLSCKGCKSECPSSVDVGKMKAEFTQQYYETHGVPMRSKLIANFSKQMKLASIAPWAFNGVFGTTSLRKIANKMVGFHPDRSMPHLHSETLEKWWKKRQKPEHSNARKVYLFCDEFTNYNDVEVGKKAVKLLERIGYEVFIPKHEESGRSYLSKGFVKEAQQLAIKNVAYLKDLITYDTPLIGIEPSAILSFRDEYIDLVPAEQRVDAVRISEHALLFEEFIAREIDAKRINKSVFTQKKQLIKLHGHCHQKALSTLSASKKALSLPENYHVQLIPSGCCGMAGSFGYEEEHYAVSMQIGELVLFPTVRQQPEDVLVAAAGTSCRHQIKDGTGRRSQHPAEILWDALIDK, from the coding sequence ATGAGCCGCGTTTCAATCCTACAATTCAATGACCTCCGTTCCCGCTTTGAAGGGGAGCTTTATTTTGATAACTCAACATTGCATGCGGCTCAAAAGTCCATCTATGCAACGGACGCTTCCGTTTATCAGGAAATGCCTCTCGCAGTGTCGCTCCCGCGAACGGTGGAAGATATTCGCAGACTAATTGAATTCGCTGCCAAAAATAAAGTGACACTCATTCCGCGTGCTGCCGGCACATCGCTGGCGGGGCAGGTAGTGGGAAGCGGGATTGTGGTTGACATTTCAAAGCATTTTGGAAAAATCATCGAGGTTAATGTGGCCGAAAAGTGGGTTCGCGTGCAGCCAGGCGTGATCCGGGATGATCTGAACAAGCATTTAGCCCAATACGGCCTGCTTTTCGGGCCGGAAACTTCTACGGCGAGCCGCGCTATGATCGGGGGAATGATCGGGAATAATTCCTGCGGCTTGCATTCGATCACCTGGGGCGCTACGCGGGATCATTTGCTGGAAGTAAAAGTATTGCTGTCGGATGGTTCGGAAACGACATTTAATAACCAGTCTGTTTCGGAATTTACAAACACGGTTATAGGTAAAAAGGCCAATAGCAAAAGAGAGCAGTCCATTCTGGCTGGCATGATGGGATTGGTTTCGAATCCGGTGGATCAGGAGTTGATCAAAAAACAATTTGCCAAACCAACCGTAACACGCAGAAATTCAGGCTATGCGCTGGATGCATTGGTAAGGGGTTTTGAAAAAAATGAAATAAATCTCTGCAATCTGATTGCAGGCTCGGAAGGGACATTGTGCTTTGTTACCGAGGCGAAACTAGCTTTGGTAGATGCGCCGCCCGCGTCTGTCGGTGTGGTTTGCGTGCATGCCAACTCGCTGGCTGAATCACTGCATGCAAACCGCGTTGCTATGCAATTTGATCCAAAAGCTTCCGAGCTTGTGGACCGCTACATCATGGACTTTACCAAAGATCACACGGTTTATTCCCAAAACAGGTTCTTCATGCAGGGTGATCCGGCGGCATTGTTGCTGGTTGAATTCTGGGGAAATAATATTCAGGAGGTTGAGCTGCAAGCGGCAAATCTGATTACTGCCTTGAAGGCAGAAAACCTGGGTTATGCCTATCCGCTTTTGTTTGGAGAAGAGGCAAACAAGGCCTGGGACATCAGAAAGGCAGGTTTGGGGTTAATCCGGAATTTGCCGGGTGATACACAGCCCGTTAACCTCATCGAAGATTGTGCCGTGGCGGTGGAGGATTTGCCTGAATACATTGCCGAGTTGGAAATCCTTTTACAAAATCACGGTCTGCACGCTTCATATTATGCGCATGCCGGTGCTGGCGAATTGCACGTGGAGCCGATGATCAACCTCAAAACCGAAGCGGGTAAGCAGCTTTTCAGGCAAGTGCTGGCGGATACGGCTGCATTGGTCAAAAAATACAATGGTTCGCTGTCGGGCGAGCATGGCGATGGCCGGTTAAGGGGTGAATTTATTCCTTATATGATGGGCAGTGAAGTTTATGAAATGTTCCGGCAGGTAAAACGCATCTGGGATCCTGATGGGATTTTTAATGCAAATAAAATCGTCGATACGCCGCCTATGAATGAATTCCTGCGCTATGAGCAGGACAAACCGCAGCCCGAAATCAAAACAATTTTTGATTTTTCCAAACAGGAAGGAATGCTCCGTCTGGCTGAAAAGTGCAGTGGATCAGGGGATTGCAGAAAAACAGAGCTTACGGGCGGAACCATGTGCCCGAGTTACATGGCCACGCGCCGGGAGCGGGACACCACACGGGCACGCGCGAACATTCTCAGACAATATTTAACGCCGGTTAGCCAAAAGCAAACAGGCAGCGCACCAATCGCCGCTACCCAGGAAATGGTGAAAGAAGTGCTGGATCTTTGTCTTTCGTGCAAAGGCTGTAAGTCGGAATGTCCTTCCAGTGTGGATGTGGGCAAGATGAAGGCGGAATTTACGCAGCAATATTATGAAACGCATGGGGTTCCTATGCGGAGCAAGCTGATCGCAAATTTCTCTAAACAGATGAAGCTGGCTTCTATCGCTCCCTGGGCTTTTAATGGTGTTTTTGGCACAACTTCACTTCGGAAAATAGCTAATAAAATGGTCGGTTTTCACCCGGATCGTTCCATGCCGCATCTGCATTCGGAGACATTGGAAAAGTGGTGGAAAAAAAGACAAAAACCAGAACATTCAAATGCCCGGAAGGTCTATTTGTTTTGTGATGAGTTTACGAATTATAATGATGTTGAGGTTGGCAAGAAAGCCGTTAAGTTGCTGGAAAGAATTGGTTATGAAGTCTTTATTCCAAAGCATGAGGAATCCGGCCGTTCCTATTTGTCAAAAGGATTTGTAAAAGAAGCCCAACAACTGGCCATTAAAAATGTGGCTTACCTTAAAGATCTCATCACTTACGATACACCGCTGATCGGCATCGAACCGTCCGCAATTCTCTCATTTCGTGATGAATATATCGATCTTGTTCCTGCAGAACAGCGAGTGGATGCTGTCAGAATTTCCGAGCATGCATTGCTTTTTGAAGAATTCATTGCCCGCGAAATAGACGCGAAAAGAATTAATAAAAGTGTATTTACACAAAAAAAGCAACTGATTAAGTTGCACGGGCATTGTCATCAAAAAGCTTTATCCACATTATCTGCGTCTAAAAAAGCGCTATCACTTCCCGAAAATTATCATGTTCAGCTCATTCCCTCGGGGTGTTGCGGCATGGCCGGGTCTTTCGGTTATGAAGAGGAACATTATGCCGTTTCCATGCAGATAGGAGAGCTGGTGTTGTTTCCGACAGTACGCCAGCAGCCCGAAGATGTGTTGGTGGCCGCTGCCGGAACCAGCTGCAGGCATCAGATAAAAGACGGAACAGGACGTCGTTCACAACATCCTGCCGAAATTTTATGGGATGCACTTATCGATAAGTGA
- a CDS encoding HEPN domain-containing protein, whose translation MKKIIIDDIVAKALECLTVAQQMLEKRQLDFVINRAYFTMYHSIQALLFIKNIRNKSRQKVHNAFHRELILTGELPQELGVILKKTFRKSQRADHEYDETPEQTAINSFNEAEYFVHSIVQYLKQNNHLK comes from the coding sequence ATGAAAAAAATAATTATTGATGACATCGTAGCAAAGGCACTCGAATGTTTAACAGTTGCACAGCAGATGCTTGAAAAAAGACAATTGGATTTCGTTATAAATCGAGCGTATTTTACAATGTATCATAGTATTCAAGCACTGCTTTTTATTAAAAACATTCGAAATAAGTCACGCCAAAAAGTACATAACGCTTTTCACCGAGAGTTAATACTTACTGGCGAATTACCTCAGGAGCTTGGTGTGATTTTGAAAAAAACATTTAGAAAAAGTCAGCGAGCTGATCACGAGTATGATGAGACGCCTGAACAAACTGCCATTAATTCCTTTAACGAAGCTGAATATTTTGTTCATAGCATCGTCCAATACTTAAAGCAAAACAACCATTTAAAGTGA